A window from Oceanispirochaeta sp. encodes these proteins:
- a CDS encoding response regulator transcription factor: MTKKFIIVDDHPIFRHGLVTLIQTDENYHVSAEASSIEEVFELLKTSSPDIIIVDITLNNQNGLDLVQKLQPHEPKIPILVVSMHDEEVYAERSIQSGALGYVMKHSPPEVIMEAIGTVLKGKIYLSESIQKKIVEARFSQPQGGRTPMIESLSQREMEILQYIGQGFGASEIAGILTLSVKTIHTYRDHLKQKLQIDSSQELRKFAIKWNQSMITNPGSR, translated from the coding sequence ATGACTAAGAAATTTATCATAGTGGATGATCATCCCATTTTCAGACACGGTCTTGTCACTCTGATTCAAACCGATGAGAACTACCATGTTTCCGCCGAGGCCAGCAGTATAGAAGAAGTATTTGAACTGTTGAAGACATCCTCCCCGGACATCATTATTGTGGACATAACCCTCAACAATCAGAACGGTCTGGACCTGGTACAGAAACTGCAGCCTCATGAACCGAAGATCCCGATTCTCGTTGTCTCCATGCATGATGAAGAGGTGTATGCGGAACGGTCCATCCAGAGTGGAGCATTGGGGTATGTGATGAAGCACTCTCCGCCGGAAGTGATCATGGAAGCCATCGGCACCGTCCTGAAAGGGAAAATCTACCTGTCCGAATCCATACAGAAGAAAATCGTGGAAGCCCGATTCAGCCAGCCCCAGGGCGGACGTACTCCCATGATAGAAAGCCTCAGTCAGAGGGAAATGGAGATACTCCAGTACATCGGACAGGGCTTCGGGGCCAGTGAAATTGCCGGGATTCTAACACTGTCGGTCAAAACCATCCACACCTACCGAGATCATCTCAAACAGAAACTGCAGATTGACTCCTCCCAGGAATTGAGGAAATTTGCTATTAAATGGAATCAGTCCATGATTACCAATCCGGGCTCTAGGTAG
- a CDS encoding extracellular solute-binding protein yields MKKAMRIMYLSALFFLSVTLVFAAGQQDKKAASDDGVTFSWWALSGGGGVDDPRELARQEMIDEYEASHPGVHIELVMLENEAFKQKIQVAIQAGNPPDMFHSWGGGVMIEYAKSGMLRDITDAVNNDLSKRIGIGTLGVYGDAGKYYGGPYDMGAVGMWYNKDIFKEVGVAVPETWDDLLKIVPKIKAAGYVPIALGGGDKWPAHFWWVYLAMRVGGKEAFDKAYNGTGSFADEPFVRAGEKLLELVKLDPFQTGYLGSSYDDEAALMGNKKAAMELMGQWAPGVQVANSVNGEGLGSSLGWFSFPAVAGGAGKLTDVMGGGGGYVLGKNAPDEAVDFLKFLLNKENNITLSKVEGSIPVVAGAEVALEGNENAVKMVKAIASADYYQLYYDQFLPPAVGEAVKDAVANLFAGVSTPKESAEAIQSSWEDNK; encoded by the coding sequence ATGAAAAAAGCAATGCGTATTATGTATTTATCTGCTCTTTTCTTTTTGTCTGTGACACTGGTTTTTGCAGCCGGACAGCAGGACAAAAAGGCGGCAAGTGATGATGGTGTCACCTTCTCATGGTGGGCTCTCTCCGGAGGTGGCGGGGTTGATGATCCCCGTGAACTAGCCAGACAGGAAATGATTGATGAATATGAAGCATCCCACCCCGGTGTTCATATCGAACTGGTCATGCTGGAAAATGAAGCATTCAAACAGAAGATTCAGGTCGCCATTCAGGCAGGTAATCCGCCTGATATGTTCCATTCATGGGGCGGCGGTGTCATGATTGAATATGCCAAATCCGGAATGCTCAGAGACATTACTGATGCTGTAAATAACGATCTGAGCAAGAGAATCGGTATCGGTACACTGGGTGTTTACGGTGATGCCGGTAAATACTATGGCGGACCTTATGATATGGGTGCCGTTGGAATGTGGTACAACAAGGATATCTTCAAAGAAGTCGGTGTAGCCGTTCCCGAAACATGGGATGACCTACTGAAGATCGTTCCCAAAATTAAGGCTGCCGGATATGTTCCCATCGCCCTGGGCGGCGGCGACAAATGGCCTGCACACTTCTGGTGGGTTTACCTTGCCATGAGAGTCGGCGGAAAAGAAGCGTTTGATAAAGCCTATAACGGAACCGGTTCTTTTGCGGACGAGCCCTTTGTCAGGGCGGGAGAAAAACTTCTTGAGCTTGTAAAACTTGATCCCTTCCAGACAGGATACCTGGGGTCCAGCTATGATGATGAAGCGGCTCTGATGGGTAACAAAAAAGCGGCCATGGAGTTGATGGGGCAGTGGGCACCCGGTGTTCAGGTTGCCAACTCTGTCAATGGTGAAGGCCTTGGTTCTTCTCTTGGATGGTTCTCCTTCCCCGCAGTCGCCGGAGGTGCCGGGAAACTGACTGATGTCATGGGCGGTGGCGGAGGATATGTTCTGGGTAAGAATGCTCCTGACGAAGCCGTTGATTTCCTGAAATTCCTCCTGAACAAAGAAAATAACATAACTCTGTCCAAAGTAGAAGGTTCCATTCCCGTAGTAGCAGGAGCCGAAGTGGCTCTTGAAGGGAATGAAAATGCAGTCAAAATGGTCAAGGCCATTGCTTCTGCCGATTACTATCAGCTCTACTACGATCAGTTCCTTCCCCCCGCGGTCGGCGAAGCCGTTAAAGACGCTGTAGCCAATCTTTTTGCCGGCGTCAGCACTCCCAAAGAGAGTGCCGAAGCCATACAGTCATCATGGGAAGATAACAAATAA
- a CDS encoding carbohydrate ABC transporter permease translates to MSSKPLSIQANIRKAVLIGALLAPALILFNVFVVIPVFQAGFYSLFKWNGIGPLQDFILFDNFKKILNDRIFHIALKNNFKVILISLLIQLPLAFCVALLLGRNKFRGEAFLRSIFFFPYILAEIVSGIIWKFIYNPQFGVPTIFSRYFLDGHEIGLMGDPEKAFSAILVVIIWKYLGFHMILYIAGLQGVPTSLEEAATIDGANRLQVVRHVIIPCMKNTFVISIFLSIIGAFNIFDVVWALGQGGPVHSSETLVTYLYNFGFKRMSFGYGSAVAVTLFCFCFVFNLVYQRMVRED, encoded by the coding sequence ATGTCCTCTAAACCCTTGAGTATTCAGGCGAATATCCGGAAAGCAGTTCTCATTGGAGCCCTTCTTGCTCCTGCTTTGATTCTATTCAATGTCTTTGTTGTCATCCCCGTCTTTCAGGCAGGGTTCTACTCACTTTTCAAATGGAATGGAATCGGTCCGCTTCAAGACTTTATTCTTTTTGACAATTTTAAAAAGATTCTGAATGACAGGATTTTCCATATTGCTCTGAAGAACAATTTTAAAGTCATTCTTATTTCACTTTTGATTCAGCTTCCGCTGGCATTCTGTGTGGCCCTGCTGCTGGGACGTAACAAATTCCGGGGAGAGGCTTTTCTGCGCAGTATTTTCTTTTTCCCCTACATCCTTGCAGAAATCGTTTCAGGTATTATCTGGAAATTTATATATAATCCCCAGTTCGGTGTTCCAACCATATTCTCACGCTACTTTCTGGACGGGCATGAAATCGGATTAATGGGAGATCCGGAAAAGGCGTTCAGTGCCATCCTTGTGGTCATTATCTGGAAGTATCTCGGATTCCACATGATTCTCTATATTGCAGGATTGCAGGGTGTTCCCACGTCCCTGGAAGAGGCCGCCACGATTGATGGAGCGAACAGACTGCAGGTCGTCCGCCATGTGATCATTCCCTGTATGAAAAATACCTTTGTCATATCCATATTCCTTTCAATCATCGGTGCCTTCAATATCTTTGATGTTGTCTGGGCCCTGGGACAGGGCGGGCCGGTTCACAGTTCCGAGACCCTTGTCACCTATCTTTACAATTTCGGATTTAAAAGAATGTCCTTCGGATACGGAAGTGCTGTTGCTGTAACACTGTTCTGCTTCTGCTTCGTATTTAATCTGGTATACCAGAGAATGGTACGGGAGGACTGA
- a CDS encoding carbohydrate ABC transporter permease, whose protein sequence is MKKNKNNTVQLIISTIGAVIFFFPVYAVIIGSFKTNGQLMNDPFGIPNPFIPDAYLLILLKSSQFWTFLFNSVFISSSVIVLTLASAMPASLALSRIRFRGQTFIYNFFLMGMLFPITVAILPLYLQLRNFGLLGTRFGLDLAQAAFSLPLSIFIFTGFFREVPNELQDAVFIDGGGLITFGTKVVLPLSTPVISTVTIITLIQSWNQFLMPLLVLDNPQKFTIPLGVMQFQGQFTTNWNQIMAFISISLLPMTLFYIFLQKYIVAGLTAGAVKG, encoded by the coding sequence ATGAAAAAAAACAAAAACAATACAGTTCAATTGATAATCAGCACCATTGGTGCCGTCATTTTTTTCTTCCCCGTTTATGCGGTTATTATCGGTAGTTTTAAAACAAACGGGCAGCTAATGAACGATCCCTTCGGCATTCCCAACCCCTTCATTCCGGATGCCTATCTCCTCATACTGCTCAAGAGCAGCCAGTTCTGGACGTTCCTGTTCAACTCGGTTTTTATCTCCAGCTCCGTGATTGTATTGACTCTGGCCTCTGCCATGCCTGCTTCTCTGGCCCTGTCCAGAATCAGATTTCGGGGACAGACATTCATCTATAATTTCTTCCTGATGGGCATGCTGTTTCCCATCACCGTCGCCATTCTTCCTCTGTATCTGCAGCTCCGCAATTTCGGTCTTCTGGGCACGAGGTTCGGGCTGGATCTGGCCCAGGCGGCATTCAGCCTTCCATTGAGTATTTTCATCTTCACGGGTTTCTTCCGGGAAGTTCCCAATGAGCTGCAGGATGCTGTTTTCATTGACGGAGGAGGACTGATTACCTTCGGTACCAAAGTGGTTCTGCCCCTTTCTACACCGGTTATTTCAACTGTTACGATCATTACACTCATTCAGAGCTGGAATCAGTTTCTCATGCCTCTGCTGGTCCTGGATAATCCGCAGAAATTCACCATTCCTCTGGGAGTCATGCAGTTCCAGGGGCAGTTCACAACCAACTGGAATCAAATCATGGCTTTTATATCCATATCTCTACTGCCCATGACCCTGTTCTATATCTTCTTACAGAAATACATCGTTGCCGGACTGACAGCAGGCGCGGTCAAAGGATAA